AGGTTGACGAGACCGGGCTTCGTGATGAGTTCGGTAATGCCCTTCACCGAGCGCATCAGCACTTCGTCGCTGACTTTGAACGCCTGGCGGACGGGGAGCTTGCCGACGGAGTCGAGCAGCCGGTCGTTCGGGACGACGATGACGGTGTCAGAAACGTCGCGCAGGCGCTCGAGTCCCGCCTCGGCGTTGGTTCGGCGAACCTCTCCCTCCGCGGTGAACGGCGTCGTCACGATCGAAATCGTCAGCGCGCCCGACTCGCGGGCCGCCTTCGCGACGACGGGTGCCGAGCCGGTGCCGGTACCGCCACCGAGTCCGGCGGTGACGAAGACCATGTCCGAACCGTCGATGGCGTCGTAGATATCCTGCTGGCTCTCGAGTGCGGCTTCCTCGCCGACCTGGGGGAGCGAGCCCGCGCCGCGCCCGCCAGTCTTCTCCTCGCCCATGAGGATCTTGGTGTCGGCCTCGATTTCCACGAGGTGCTGGACGTCGGTGTTCGCGGCGACGAGCTTTGCACCGTGGATACCTTCCTCGTGCATCCGGTTGATGGTGTTCCCGCCGGCACCGCCGCAGCCGACGACGGTGATGTCGGTCTGGAGGTCCTGCAGAACGTCCTCCAGTTCGTCGTCTGTCATCGTCCCGGTTTGTCTACTCTCTGACCCGTCTGCCGACTGACCGTCCGCGGGGGCGTCGGTCGGCTCCCCCTCCTCGGCCTCGTCGATGGCGTCGTCGATGAGTGAGTCCATTCTTGGCCCCTTCTAAACGATGGAGCATAATTACCTTTCCCCTACACGTCAGCCACCTGGCTGACATGTTACTGAAATATTACCTGTCGGCCCCCGATTGTGTGACAACCAGCAACCACGAACGGGTAATTACTGCTTACGCTCAGCTCCCAAACCACTCAGATTTCGAACCGATCGATCTGGCGGCGCTCCACGCGGTCGGGCGCGATCTCCTCTCCGTCGACCGTCACCGGTTCGCCGCTCGCGAGCGCGCCGAACTTCGGCCCCTCCGGGACGCCCGCTTTCTGGGCGAGCGCGGGGTCGAACGCTGTTTTCTCGGCGACGACTGCGTTCACGACTGTGTCCACGTTCGCGTCTGCGTCCGCATCCATGTCCGTTTCCGCACCCGTGTCTGCGCCCGCATCCGCCTCTCCTGCGATCTTCTCCGATGTCTCGACCGTGACCGTCTCGTACGCTGACTCGAGTACCCCCGCCAGTTCCTCGACGAGTTCGAGCCGCGTCGCTCCCTCCGGCAGCGCGAACTGGGTGCCGACGCGGCTGCCACCGTTTTCAGTCGTGAACGCGACGCTGTGGGCCTCGACGATGGTTCGGACGCGCTCGGGGTCGACTCCCTCCGCGGTGTCGATCAGGTCGCCCGGCAGGTCGACGACGGTGAACGACGGCTCTCGGTGCTCGCCGAAGCGGATACCCTCCTCGACCGTCCCCAGATCTGATTCAACGGCGTCGATGAGGTCGAACGGCCGGTCGCCGACCTCTCGAAGCCACGTCTCGCTGACCACACGATGGCCCGCCTCTTCCAGAGTGGACTCGAGTACCGGCCACTCGCCGTCGAGCAGTGCGACGTCTGTGCGGCTGGCTTCGAAGGCGGCGTCGATGACTTCTCGGTGGGCCGTCGGATGGCCCATGGACTCGAGTGCCCAGTCGGCTGCGATGTGGCCCACGGCCCAGGGCGTTTCGCGGACGACGCGCTCGAAGCGCGGCGCGTAGTGGTTGCCGCCGAAGCCGACGAGTTGCCGGTCACGATGGGGCGCGACGTCGTTGCGAGCGAGTTCGAGAATTCCACGGGCGACGGCGCGCGCACCGTCGGGGTCGTCCCACTGTTCGTCGTCGCTGCCGAGTTCGGCGAACAGCGACGGACAGCCAACGTCGGTCGGGCCGTGGTGGGTGCACTCCATTCCAACGTCGTACTCCTCGGGCGCGAACTCGTCGAACGCCGCGAGCAGTTCCGCGAGCGCGTTCGGACAGGCTTCGGCGACGGTATCGTCGTCGCCGCCGTACTCGGCCGGGCCGAAGTTCCCCGTGAAGTGGCCGGTCAACAGCGCGCCCGTGTCGCCGGAGTGGCGGGAGGCGAAGACGAGCAGGTCCGGGTCACAGTCGAACGCATCGGCGGGGGACTCGAGTTCGATGTGCAGCGTGTCGAAGGATCGGAGTTCGATGTCGCCGTAATCGTCGAGGGTGTCGAGAGTGTCAAGGGTGTAGTAGGTGCCGCCGCCGTCGGCGTCGGGACGGTCCTCGTCCCGGTGTTCCGTCCAGTCTGCGAGGTCGCGAAGCTGATCGCAGATGTGTACCGACGCCCGATCGGCGCGGCTTTCGACGATCGCAACGTCCGTCTCGGTCATATCTGTGCTGGTGTGCTGGGTGTCGTTAATGCTGTCGAACAGCGATCACCAGAACAGTGCCCGCTTTCGGCCGGCTACGGCAACAGGAGGTAGATGAATCCCACGTAGCCCGCGAGCAGTAGCGCACCGTCGAGCCGGCTCAGCCGCCGGCCGTGAGCCATTAGGCCGACCAACAGCAGGGTGAATCCGAGCAGGTAGGGGAATTCGAATCGGATCGTTCCCGGCGAAATTTCGATCGGCGTGATGACGGCGACGATCCCGAGGACGGCGAGGATGTTGTAGATGTTCGAGCCGACGACGTTGCCGACGGCGAAGCCGGTTTCGTCGCGGATTGCGCCGACGGCGGAGGCCGCGAGTTCGGGCAGCGAGGTGCCAAGTGCCAGTACCGTCAGTCCGATGAAGAGGTCGGAAAAGCCAAGCGCCTCGAGGAGGTCGGTGCCGCCGGAGATGAGCCAGCGCGAGCCAAGGACGAGCGCGAGGAGGCCAGCGAGAACGAGGCCGATGTCTCGGAGAGAAACGCCGTCACGGCTGTCCGCATCAGTTTCTGGAGTGTCATCCAGCGGCAGCGAGTCCGCGCTGGCTGCATACAGCAGGTAGCCGGTGAAGACGAAGAGCACGAGGAGGAACACGACGCCCTCGAGCCGTCCGAGCGTGCCGTCGACGCCGAGGACGACGAGCAAGACCGCGGCGAGCACCATCGTCGGAACGTGTCGGCGCATGACGAGCCCACCGACCGGGAGCGGGCGGATAAGCGCCGCGACGCCGAGCACGAGGCCGATGTTCGCGATGTTCGAGCCGAGGACCGCGCCAAGTCCGACGTCCGTCGAGACGTCGAGCGCGCCGATCGTCGCGACGAACAGTTCCGGTGCGGTCGTCGCGAACGCGATCACCGTGACGCCGACGGTTGCCGCACGGAGCCCGATTCCAAGGGCGAGCCGGCCGGCTCCGGCCACGAGGAGTTCAGCACCAGCATAGAGGGCGACGACGCCGGCAACGAGGAGGAGGGCAGCAAATCCGAGTCCGAAGTCGGCGGCCATACACGTCGATACTCGGAATCGTCGTATAACAGTTGTTGTAAATACGATTTCTTTATTCACGGAACCGAGTGATGTTTAGTTGCCGATTCGCCTGTCATCGTCCGGTTCTCTCACTCCGTAGTTTTGCCGTTCTTCTCTGAGTTCTTACACTGATCTGGACGGGGGTCGACCGGCTTCACTCGAAGCTCTCCGAACCCGTACTTCGAGTGCGTCCCGACCCGGAGGATGCCGCTCTTCGCGGTCTCGACTGGGCGGTCGCCCTCGTACTTCACGAACTGTCCGTGGTCGACGGTCTGGAGCCGGTAGACCTCCCGTTGCTCAAGGATCTTCTCCTCTCTCTCACGGAGATCGCGCCGACTCTCTTTCCACCACCACGGCACGTCCTGGTCGGCGGCGCTGGGATACTCCGACTCCAGTACGAACGGCGTCGTCACCTCCACAAGGAAGGTATCACCGTCCTCGAGCCGGGAGTAGTCCAGGTCATCGAGATCAACAACTTGCGTGTCCTTCAGCCGGGTGACGCCGTAGCCGTAGTTCCGTTTGCCTCCGAACTGGAGGCCCTCCAGCACGTCCTCGCCCAACGGGAGTGCACCGGGGTCATCCGCGTGCAGGTAGGCGTTGATGTACCACTTCGTGGTCTGCTGCTGCTTGCGAACACCCTCCGGCTTGCCCATGATCGTTTCGTGGGACAGCGTCGGGTGCCCGCTCTGCGGGCGGATGTCGTGCGTGTTCAGCGCGTCTCGCGGTCGACTGTCGAGAAGCCAGCGCTGGGCCGGGTTCCGCATCAGGAACAGATCATCGTAGCTCTCGACGTCCGGCAGGCCGCTTCCGAGGTACGGCCGGATGCCGCTCTGAGAGTGCTCTTCGGGAAACGTCCCGAACTGGCCGGGAACGAACATCCCGTGACTAGCCTGGAGGTGCTGGTGGACATCGTGCGGAACGTGCTGGTCGAGGGCGTGGAGGATGGCGTTGCCCGAGACGTAGTACGGATGGCCGATGTAGTCCATCTCCAGCTCCCAGTGAACCTGCTGGATGCGCGTCACTGGTCGAAAACCCCCTGGAAGTCCTCGATGGACTGGAGTGCCGTCGACCACGCGCCGATCCGGCGGAGGTTCGAATCCAGCACCATGTCGTACTTGTCGTGTGCCGTGTCCAGCGGGTGTGCCGTGAGGCGATTCCACGTCGACGCCCAAGACCGCCACGGGCGACTCCCAAGTCGGGCCGACGGCTGGCCTCGAGCGTCGACATCGATCCGCAGGGCGAACTCCTCGCTGGCGTAGATCGTCCGGTGAAGTACGATCTCGTCGGCGTCGTCGACGACCAGCCGGAGATCGGCGAACTCGTGACCGGCGCGGTAGTTGTCCAGCAGGGCCGCCACGAGCAAGGTGTGGTACTTCAGGCTCGTGTACGGGTAGTAGACGCTCTCGTTGAACGCCGAGACGACATCGCTCTCCAGCCACATCCGATGGATGGTCTCTGGATCGTCTTCGGTCAGGAGTTCCTGGACGGCACCCTCGACACCGTTGCGCGTGAATTCCTGCGGGTCGTATCGGCTTTCTCCCTCGATGAGCGACAGCCGGTAGAGCGTCTCGTGGTTCTCGACTGTTTGCTCAGGCTGGCCGCTGGGCCGGCTCAGTGCGGACGCATCGCCATCAGCGCCGTGAGGGACGGTCTGGTTCACGGGCACCCCCGCGAAGGTCTCGGGGGCGTACTCGTGGGGCTGCCCGTTCATCTTGTGGGCGTCGTGGCGGTAGACCGCCACCATCGTGTCGTCGCTCATGATCCCTCCTCGATGCGCTCCTCGAAGGCGTCGACGAACGCCGGACGGAAGTCTTCGGCCCACTGGTCGTCCTTCTCGTCCATCGCGTTCGTATTGCCTTTCCCGCGGTCGAACACACGCTTCAGTTCGCGCTCCTCGTAGAGCGGGTTGATGAGTTCGCAGTCGACGATCCCCGCGCCGAAGTTGCGAGCACCGCCCAGTTGGTGCATGAAGTCGGTCTTGTGGGCATCGAGGAAGTCGATGCTCTCGGCTAACAGGCCCAGGAACTCCGGCTTCATCTCCCGGAAAGAGAGGTGCCAGCAGCCGTCCAGATTCGCCACGGCGTCGATCTCTGCGTTCCGCAACGGTTCGCGATTGTCCTCTCGATTCCGGGAGACGACGTTCCGATTGAGCCGGCGGTAGTGACCTTCGGCTTGCCCGCGCGTGTAGTCCACGCTGTTGCGGACTGGATTGAACTTGATTGGTCGTCGCATCACCTTGCCAGGAACACTACCGAAGCCGCCGAAGAGGTCGAAGACGACACAGCCGTCGTCTTCCTTCGGATCGTCGGTACACACGCCCTTCTTGTGGTAGCCCGCCTCGAGATCGCGATCGTAGACGCCATCCTTGCGGAAGTTCGCGTTCGCTTCCCCAGGGTGGCAGGCAGTACCGCCGTACTGCTGGACAATCTCCTCCATCCCATGACGTAGCCATCCAGAGAGTGGGAAGGCGGGGATGATCCCACCGATCTGGTTCTGTGGATCGTCGTCCTCGTAATTGCCGTTGCTGGCGTGGTGCCGATCGGTCATAATCGAGTCGCCGACTACCAGCAGGTCGGTCTGAATCCGGACGAACACGTCGCGGTCGATGTCTTCAATCATGATGGCCGATCACCTCGGTTGTCTCTCCGAGGTCAACTTGCTGGGCAATACTCACAGCGGCACTTCGATCACGGCATACGGTGTCGACGGAGCAGTCTTCGGTAGTACACTCCAGCGTGTCGTTCTTGAGGCGACCGAGATCGCCACAGACGTGGCACTGCTGGGTCGTGTACTTCGGATTAACGTACGTCACGGGAATTCTGACCTCCTGTGCTTTCAGTGCAACCGCGTGCTGGAGGGCCGAGAGCAACCACGTCCCGACGTCGTCGACCGTCCGACGTTCCCACAGTGTCGCCTCGCAGAACGATAGGTCCTCGAGCACGAGCGTCGGTGCGGGAAGCTCCTGGGCGTAGCGAACAACGCGGACAGCGGCATCGTAGACCTGCGGTCGGATCTGGTGCCAGAGTGCCGCGAACAGCTGAGTCTGCCCGTCTGTGGTGTCAAATTTCGCGCCTTGGAGTGCTTGCATCGCCTCGGCGAGGATTTTGTGGCGTTTCCGAACGTGATCGCCCTCGATCACGAGCGCTGCCTCCAAGTCGCCGTCTGCTGGGGCTACGGCGACGAGGTTCTTCACCCCGACATCCACACCGACCGGCGTGGGCTCCAGTGGTCGATCTCGGAAAGTCGTCGCGGGGAGCGATGTGCTGCTCATCGGCTGTTCACCCACTTCTCACGGTCAGCTGGATCGAAGGCCACGATCTCGTTGAGCGCTTCCTCGAGTTCGGTGGCCGTTCGGAAGGCGTCGAGATTCAGTGACTCGATCATCGGCCCGTCCTCCGCGTGGACGTGCCAGACGTTCGTCGTTCGGCCGTCGTCGACCTGGCTGATCAGAACCAAATCGTGGTACTCGAGAGCGACACCGTAGGTAGACGCGCCCTCCATCATTTGTGTGAGGAAGTCGAACGTCAAGTGGGAGATATTCTCACAGGGGGCGATCACGTCCGTCAGCTCGAGGAGACTCATCGTGACTCCTCCTTGCAGTAGCTGTAGCCGTCATCGCGGCGATTGTGGCGGCACGTTGCTTCGACGCCGCAGCAAATCCATCGGACACGTCTCTTGTTGGTAATGCGATCGTCTTCGTTCGCGTCGGTGCCGGAATTCTGAAGTCCGGCGGATGCCTTCATTGACATGCTTCGTCTGCTGGCGAAGCACGGTCGGGCGTGCTCCAACACGCCCCGGCCAACTTCTGACCGGTGTCCCGCGCTTCTTACCAGAAACATGTATCTCCGTGATAATAAAAGTTAGTTTATAAGCTAATGTTGGCTTATAAGCTAACCATTATGGCGATATAACCTAATGTCTATGTTGTATGCCACCATCGGATGGCGGTATGGGAGTCACGGCGATTATGACTAAGACGGACCGGGAACGTGTCAGTGGGGAAGCAGATGTTCCCGACAGCAAGCGATACGAGTCCATCTCTCGCGTGCGCCAACGGATTGATGAGCTTGAGACGGATGCCGAGATTCTGAAGGAAAACCACCCTGATCTGTACGAGGAGCTCCGAGAGGCGGTTTGTGACGAATGAGCGACGAGAACGACGAGAATTAAACA
The DNA window shown above is from Natrialba magadii ATCC 43099 and carries:
- a CDS encoding zinc ribbon domain-containing protein, with product MSSTSLPATTFRDRPLEPTPVGVDVGVKNLVAVAPADGDLEAALVIEGDHVRKRHKILAEAMQALQGAKFDTTDGQTQLFAALWHQIRPQVYDAAVRVVRYAQELPAPTLVLEDLSFCEATLWERRTVDDVGTWLLSALQHAVALKAQEVRIPVTYVNPKYTTQQCHVCGDLGRLKNDTLECTTEDCSVDTVCRDRSAAVSIAQQVDLGETTEVIGHHD
- the ftsZ gene encoding cell division protein FtsZ, encoding MDSLIDDAIDEAEEGEPTDAPADGQSADGSESRQTGTMTDDELEDVLQDLQTDITVVGCGGAGGNTINRMHEEGIHGAKLVAANTDVQHLVEIEADTKILMGEEKTGGRGAGSLPQVGEEAALESQQDIYDAIDGSDMVFVTAGLGGGTGTGSAPVVAKAARESGALTISIVTTPFTAEGEVRRTNAEAGLERLRDVSDTVIVVPNDRLLDSVGKLPVRQAFKVSDEVLMRSVKGITELITKPGLVNLDFADVRTVMERGGVAMIGLGESDSEAKAEDSVKTALRSPLLDVDISGASSALVNVTGGNDMSIEEAEGVVEEIYDRIDPDARIIWGTSIDETLEGSMRTMIVVTGVQSPQIYGRPEGETVQPEMDADDIDFVD
- a CDS encoding calcium/sodium antiporter, whose translation is MAADFGLGFAALLLVAGVVALYAGAELLVAGAGRLALGIGLRAATVGVTVIAFATTAPELFVATIGALDVSTDVGLGAVLGSNIANIGLVLGVAALIRPLPVGGLVMRRHVPTMVLAAVLLVVLGVDGTLGRLEGVVFLLVLFVFTGYLLYAASADSLPLDDTPETDADSRDGVSLRDIGLVLAGLLALVLGSRWLISGGTDLLEALGFSDLFIGLTVLALGTSLPELAASAVGAIRDETGFAVGNVVGSNIYNILAVLGIVAVITPIEISPGTIRFEFPYLLGFTLLLVGLMAHGRRLSRLDGALLLAGYVGFIYLLLP
- a CDS encoding D-aminoacyl-tRNA deacylase; its protein translation is MTETDVAIVESRADRASVHICDQLRDLADWTEHRDEDRPDADGGGTYYTLDTLDTLDDYGDIELRSFDTLHIELESPADAFDCDPDLLVFASRHSGDTGALLTGHFTGNFGPAEYGGDDDTVAEACPNALAELLAAFDEFAPEEYDVGMECTHHGPTDVGCPSLFAELGSDDEQWDDPDGARAVARGILELARNDVAPHRDRQLVGFGGNHYAPRFERVVRETPWAVGHIAADWALESMGHPTAHREVIDAAFEASRTDVALLDGEWPVLESTLEEAGHRVVSETWLREVGDRPFDLIDAVESDLGTVEEGIRFGEHREPSFTVVDLPGDLIDTAEGVDPERVRTIVEAHSVAFTTENGGSRVGTQFALPEGATRLELVEELAGVLESAYETVTVETSEKIAGEADAGADTGAETDMDADADANVDTVVNAVVAEKTAFDPALAQKAGVPEGPKFGALASGEPVTVDGEEIAPDRVERRQIDRFEI